One genomic segment of Arthrobacter sp. Marseille-P9274 includes these proteins:
- the purD gene encoding phosphoribosylamine--glycine ligase has product MKVLVIGPGGREHAIVRSLLEDPFVTEVHAAPGNAGIAQLVSTHAIDANDPDAVLALARRLESDLVVVGPEAPLAAGVADPLREAGIPVFGPSKEAARLEGSKAFAKQVMAAANVPTAMARVATDLDEAAAALDTFGAPYVVKDDGLAAGKGVVVTSDRGEALAHAQSCFDAGGQVVIEEYLDGPEVSLFVICDGEHAVPLVPAQDFKRIHDGDEGPNTGGMGAYTPLEWLPEGFVDEVMDRVALPTLKEMDNRGTPFVGVLYCGLAVTSRGLRVIEFNARFGDPETQAVLARLRTPLGKLLLAAAKGELDGKEQLRWSRDSAVAVVVAAENYPGTPRTGDRIRGLKKANALEGVHVVHAGTKLDENHKVVSAGGRVLAVVALGEDLVHAREKAYEGVELIHLDGSQHRTDIALKAANGGISIPARGINTETAKEQA; this is encoded by the coding sequence GTGAAGGTACTTGTGATCGGCCCCGGTGGCCGCGAACACGCAATTGTCCGCTCGCTGCTGGAAGACCCGTTTGTCACGGAGGTCCACGCCGCTCCAGGCAACGCCGGGATCGCCCAGTTGGTTTCGACCCACGCGATCGACGCCAACGACCCGGACGCGGTGCTGGCCCTGGCCCGCAGGCTGGAGTCGGACCTGGTGGTCGTGGGACCGGAGGCACCGCTCGCCGCCGGCGTGGCGGATCCGCTCCGCGAGGCCGGCATTCCGGTCTTCGGCCCGAGCAAGGAAGCCGCCCGGCTCGAGGGATCCAAGGCCTTCGCCAAGCAGGTCATGGCCGCCGCGAACGTCCCGACGGCGATGGCCCGGGTGGCCACGGACCTGGACGAGGCCGCCGCCGCGCTGGACACTTTCGGCGCGCCCTACGTGGTCAAGGACGACGGGCTGGCCGCAGGCAAGGGCGTGGTGGTGACCTCGGACCGCGGCGAGGCCCTGGCGCACGCCCAGTCGTGTTTCGACGCCGGCGGGCAGGTGGTGATCGAGGAGTACCTGGACGGTCCCGAGGTCTCGCTGTTCGTCATTTGCGACGGCGAGCATGCGGTTCCGCTGGTACCGGCGCAGGACTTCAAGCGCATCCACGACGGCGACGAGGGCCCGAACACGGGCGGCATGGGAGCCTACACGCCGCTGGAGTGGCTGCCGGAGGGCTTCGTGGACGAGGTCATGGACCGCGTCGCGCTGCCCACGCTCAAGGAGATGGACAACAGGGGAACGCCGTTCGTCGGCGTGCTGTACTGCGGCCTGGCCGTCACCAGCCGCGGCCTGCGCGTCATCGAGTTCAACGCCCGGTTCGGTGATCCGGAGACCCAGGCCGTGCTGGCGCGGCTGCGTACGCCGCTCGGCAAGCTGCTGCTGGCGGCCGCCAAGGGGGAGCTGGACGGGAAGGAACAGCTGCGCTGGTCCCGGGACAGCGCCGTCGCCGTGGTGGTCGCCGCCGAGAACTACCCAGGGACGCCGCGCACGGGCGACCGGATCCGCGGGCTGAAGAAGGCCAACGCCCTCGAGGGCGTGCACGTGGTCCACGCCGGGACCAAGCTGGACGAAAACCACAAGGTGGTCAGCGCCGGCGGGCGCGTGCTCGCCGTCGTCGCCCTCGGTGAGGACTTGGTCCACGCCCGCGAGAAGGCCTACGAAGGGGTCGAGCTGATCCACCTGGACGGTTCGCAGCACCGCACGGACATCGCGCTCAAGGCGGCGAACGGCGGCATCAGCATTCCGGCCCGGGGCATCAACACCGAAACCGCGAAGGAGCAGGCATGA
- the aroQ gene encoding type II 3-dehydroquinate dehydratase: protein MTDPAGGSSRKLLILNGPNLNLLGTREPHIYGADTLADVEKLAADAAETRGMTVECFQSNHEGALIDAVHAARGTAAGIVINPGGFTHTSVALRDALSGVDLPVVEVHISNVHRREEFRHHSYISGIAEAVIAGAGISGYRFAIELLADRV, encoded by the coding sequence ATGACCGATCCCGCCGGCGGCAGCAGCCGCAAACTCCTGATCCTCAATGGCCCCAACCTCAACCTGCTCGGCACCCGGGAACCGCACATCTACGGCGCCGACACGCTGGCCGACGTCGAAAAACTCGCCGCAGACGCGGCGGAAACGCGGGGCATGACCGTGGAGTGCTTCCAGTCAAATCACGAAGGCGCCCTGATCGACGCCGTACACGCGGCCCGGGGCACCGCCGCGGGCATCGTCATCAATCCCGGCGGCTTCACGCACACCTCCGTCGCGTTGCGCGATGCCCTCTCGGGCGTCGACCTGCCCGTCGTCGAGGTCCACATCAGCAACGTCCACCGCCGCGAGGAATTCCGCCACCATTCCTACATCTCCGGCATTGCCGAGGCCGTGATCGCCGGCGCCGGCATCAGCGGCTACCGGTTCGCGATCGAACTGCTCGCGGACCGGGTCTAG
- a CDS encoding FAD-dependent monooxygenase has protein sequence MAEGERKALIVGAGIGGLATALALQNAGWKVEILERSGSLEPPGTGLSLWPNALAALERLGVLDEILAAAVPVRGDVLDMDGEPIMLLEQLEVRRRYGLPIQMIHRNDLTSILAKRLKVNTVHLGLGVTAFHLGFPRSSVEISTGGRKNADLVVGADGLYSVVRSALLGVGAPRSSGTTALRGICDAAGLDNGLVPWGEMWGDGGVFGATPLPGGRVYWYGTLPTKALDPYRSQGWKTAAASTFAPWHRGIRSVIERTPEDAIMAHELFDRKPEPVWSARSATLVGDAAHPMLPFLGQGGCQALEDAVALADALAQHEAVADGLIAYESARTRRANKIVSQSHSMARLAQLDSEKLRKARNTAMRLLPKSFRLKQLDAVVGYEGR, from the coding sequence ATGGCTGAAGGAGAGCGCAAGGCGCTGATCGTTGGAGCGGGAATCGGCGGGCTGGCTACGGCACTTGCCCTGCAGAACGCCGGGTGGAAGGTCGAGATCCTGGAGCGCTCCGGATCGCTGGAACCCCCGGGAACCGGCCTCTCGCTCTGGCCCAATGCCCTGGCCGCGCTCGAGCGCCTCGGCGTCCTGGACGAGATCCTCGCGGCCGCTGTGCCCGTCCGCGGCGACGTGCTGGACATGGACGGCGAGCCGATCATGCTGCTGGAGCAGCTCGAGGTCCGCCGCCGGTACGGCTTGCCCATCCAGATGATCCACCGCAACGACCTCACCTCGATTTTGGCCAAGCGGCTGAAGGTCAACACCGTCCATCTCGGACTCGGAGTGACGGCCTTCCACCTGGGCTTCCCGCGCAGCTCCGTCGAAATCAGCACGGGAGGACGCAAGAATGCCGACTTGGTGGTCGGGGCGGACGGTCTCTACTCCGTGGTCCGCAGCGCCCTGCTCGGGGTTGGCGCCCCCCGCTCCTCCGGCACGACGGCTCTGCGCGGAATCTGCGACGCCGCCGGGCTGGACAACGGCTTGGTTCCGTGGGGGGAGATGTGGGGCGACGGCGGCGTCTTCGGCGCCACGCCGCTCCCCGGCGGCCGGGTCTACTGGTACGGCACGCTGCCGACCAAGGCCTTGGACCCGTACCGGAGCCAGGGCTGGAAGACCGCCGCCGCCAGCACCTTCGCGCCCTGGCACCGGGGCATCAGGTCCGTGATCGAGCGGACGCCGGAGGACGCCATCATGGCCCACGAACTCTTCGACCGGAAGCCGGAACCCGTCTGGTCCGCCCGCTCCGCCACGCTCGTTGGCGACGCGGCGCATCCGATGCTGCCGTTCCTCGGCCAGGGCGGCTGCCAGGCACTGGAGGACGCGGTGGCGCTGGCGGACGCCCTCGCCCAGCACGAAGCGGTGGCCGACGGCCTGATCGCCTACGAATCGGCCCGGACCCGGCGCGCCAACAAGATCGTCTCGCAGTCCCACTCCATGGCGCGGCTGGCCCAGCTGGATTCGGAGAAGCTCCGCAAGGCCCGCAACACCGCGATGCGGCTGCTGCCCAAGAGCTTCCGGCTCAAGCAACTGGACGCCGTCGTCGGCTACGAAGGACGTTGA
- a CDS encoding DUF4177 domain-containing protein: MTKWEYATVPLIIHATKQILDQWGDDGWELVQVVPGPDSTNLVAYLKREKN; encoded by the coding sequence ATGACGAAATGGGAATACGCCACTGTACCGCTCATTATCCACGCCACCAAGCAGATTCTCGACCAGTGGGGCGATGATGGCTGGGAGCTGGTCCAGGTAGTTCCGGGACCGGACTCCACCAACCTTGTTGCCTACCTGAAGAGGGAGAAGAACTAG
- a CDS encoding MarP family serine protease, producing MLFGLTVLDVVLILILLSYLIAGLRKGFFVTLGGIVGFILGAIAAFLAIPYVSMWVPDPAWRLTAIIAGAILLVILGHAIGSGIGRAIRGRIDFPTVRPVDRLLGGAANLAVAALVMSMLAFSIGALGIPFVSQQIAASKVIQTIDSVTPNPVKTWLAQARSIAVQDGIPMVTDQAAPATPAPVPDASVDTPALNQAAASVLKIAGTAFQCGQNQTGSGFVIAPDRVMTNAHVVAGVNEPIVEIPDGRVLPARVVHFDPQRDIAVLAVEDLQLQPLAIGDVLPNGALAAFHGYPAGGPFQSHPATVQGKSTVLVQNIYGAEPSKLEVYTLAANVEQGNSGGPLLDDEGRISGMVFAKATDDVPVGYALSLAEIRPVIDESMVYQETVAAGQCVRK from the coding sequence TTGCTATTCGGCCTGACGGTTCTCGACGTCGTCCTGATCCTGATCCTGCTTTCCTACCTCATTGCGGGCCTGCGCAAGGGGTTCTTCGTGACCCTGGGCGGAATCGTCGGCTTCATCCTCGGCGCGATCGCAGCCTTCCTCGCCATTCCGTACGTGAGCATGTGGGTGCCCGACCCGGCCTGGCGGCTGACGGCCATCATCGCGGGGGCAATCCTGCTGGTCATCCTCGGGCATGCGATCGGATCCGGCATCGGCCGCGCCATCCGCGGGCGGATCGACTTCCCCACGGTCAGGCCGGTGGACCGGCTGCTGGGCGGGGCGGCGAACCTGGCCGTGGCAGCGCTCGTGATGTCCATGCTGGCCTTCAGCATCGGCGCGCTGGGCATCCCTTTCGTCTCCCAGCAGATCGCCGCCTCCAAGGTCATCCAGACGATCGACTCGGTGACGCCGAATCCGGTCAAGACCTGGCTGGCGCAGGCCCGGTCGATCGCCGTCCAGGACGGTATCCCGATGGTGACGGACCAGGCCGCACCGGCGACCCCGGCACCCGTTCCCGACGCCAGCGTGGACACCCCCGCGCTCAACCAGGCCGCCGCGTCCGTCCTGAAGATCGCCGGCACAGCGTTCCAGTGCGGCCAGAACCAGACCGGCTCCGGGTTCGTCATCGCGCCGGACCGGGTGATGACCAACGCCCACGTTGTCGCCGGCGTAAACGAGCCGATCGTCGAGATTCCGGACGGGCGCGTGCTGCCCGCCCGGGTGGTGCACTTCGATCCGCAGCGTGACATCGCCGTGCTGGCGGTGGAGGACCTTCAGTTGCAGCCCCTCGCTATCGGGGACGTGCTGCCGAACGGTGCCCTCGCGGCGTTCCACGGGTATCCGGCCGGCGGGCCCTTCCAGAGCCACCCGGCCACGGTCCAGGGTAAGTCGACCGTGCTGGTGCAAAACATCTACGGCGCCGAGCCCTCGAAACTCGAGGTGTACACCCTGGCCGCCAACGTGGAGCAGGGTAATTCCGGCGGTCCGCTGCTGGACGACGAAGGCCGGATCTCCGGCATGGTGTTTGCCAAGGCCACCGACGACGTTCCGGTCGGCTATGCCCTGTCGCTGGCGGAGATCCGGCCGGTGATCGACGAATCGATGGTTTACCAGGAAACCGTGGCGGCCGGGCAGTGCGTCCGGAAGTAG
- a CDS encoding metallophosphoesterase, whose product MAADTLRRTLVTAGRVALGAAAAGSAVLAYGSLIERNLFGVREETLQVLPPGRRPLKLLHLSDIHMTPGQKRKQAWLQALANLEPDLVVNTGDNLSHRQALDPLLDALGPLREFPGVFVPGSNDYYAPVLKNPFTYFAGPSKQPPDYADRELPWRRMHAVFGESGWIDLSNRHQSMVLHGLRLDFTGVDDPHLGRDRYTGFPHGSSTDGQSDHLRIAVAHAPYQRVLDYFTADRPDMILAGHTHGGQVCVPGYGALVSNCDLPTWRARGLTYWEHAGHSVPLNVSAGLGTSRMAPIRIACRPEAVLLHLTARPA is encoded by the coding sequence GTGGCCGCTGACACTCTGCGCCGCACCCTTGTTACTGCCGGCCGGGTGGCACTTGGTGCCGCCGCGGCCGGCAGTGCCGTGCTGGCCTACGGAAGCCTGATCGAACGCAACCTCTTCGGAGTGCGGGAAGAAACCCTGCAGGTCCTGCCGCCCGGTCGCCGCCCGCTGAAGCTGCTCCATCTGTCGGACATCCACATGACGCCCGGCCAGAAGCGCAAGCAGGCTTGGCTGCAGGCCCTGGCCAACCTGGAACCGGACCTCGTCGTCAACACCGGCGACAACCTCAGCCACCGCCAGGCCCTCGACCCGCTGCTGGACGCCCTCGGCCCGCTCCGCGAGTTCCCCGGCGTCTTCGTGCCGGGCTCCAACGACTACTACGCGCCGGTCCTGAAGAATCCGTTCACGTACTTCGCCGGTCCCTCCAAGCAGCCGCCGGACTACGCCGACCGGGAGCTGCCGTGGCGGCGCATGCACGCCGTCTTCGGCGAGTCCGGCTGGATCGACCTTTCCAACCGGCACCAGTCCATGGTGCTGCACGGCCTGCGACTGGACTTCACCGGGGTCGACGATCCGCACCTGGGCCGCGACCGGTACACCGGCTTTCCCCACGGCTCTTCCACCGACGGCCAGTCGGACCACCTGCGGATCGCGGTGGCGCACGCCCCGTACCAGCGCGTCCTGGACTACTTCACTGCCGACCGTCCGGACATGATCCTTGCCGGGCACACCCACGGCGGCCAGGTCTGCGTCCCCGGCTACGGGGCATTGGTCAGCAACTGCGACCTGCCCACCTGGCGGGCGCGCGGGCTGACCTACTGGGAGCATGCCGGCCACAGCGTCCCGCTGAACGTCTCGGCCGGGCTGGGCACTTCGCGGATGGCTCCCATCCGGATCGCCTGCCGCCCGGAAGCCGTCCTGCTCCACCTGACGGCGCGTCCCGCCTGA
- a CDS encoding phosphoribosylaminoimidazolesuccinocarboxamide synthase, whose product MNFEPGHPELPGWTHVYSGKVRDLYVPEADADGDTVLVVASDRISAYDHVLATPIPDKGRILTQLSLWWFEQLGGIDNHVVSTDVPEAVAGRAMVCRKLDMFPVECIARGYLTGSGLAEYRVSGTVCELPLPGGLVDGSRLEPAIFTPSAKAEVGEHDENITYDDMTAIVGDDIAAKLRDTTLAIYRRAEEIARSRGIILADTKVEFGTDPVTGAITLGDEVLTPDSSRFWDAATYEPGKAQPSFDKQFVRDWLTSDASGWDKASDTPPPALPEDIVAKTRARYVEAYERLTGRQFD is encoded by the coding sequence ATGAACTTCGAGCCAGGACACCCGGAGCTGCCGGGCTGGACCCACGTCTACTCCGGAAAGGTTCGGGACCTGTACGTCCCGGAGGCAGACGCCGACGGCGACACGGTGCTGGTCGTGGCGAGCGACCGGATCAGCGCCTACGACCACGTGCTGGCCACGCCGATCCCGGACAAGGGCCGGATCCTGACCCAGCTGAGCCTGTGGTGGTTCGAGCAGCTCGGGGGGATTGATAACCATGTCGTCTCCACCGACGTGCCCGAGGCCGTGGCCGGCCGGGCCATGGTCTGCCGCAAGCTGGACATGTTCCCGGTCGAGTGCATCGCCCGCGGCTACCTCACCGGCTCGGGCCTGGCGGAGTACCGTGTATCCGGAACGGTGTGCGAGCTTCCGCTGCCCGGCGGTCTGGTCGACGGATCGCGGCTGGAGCCTGCGATCTTCACGCCGTCGGCGAAGGCCGAGGTCGGCGAGCACGACGAGAACATCACCTACGACGACATGACGGCGATCGTGGGTGACGACATCGCCGCCAAGCTGCGCGACACGACGCTCGCCATCTACCGCCGCGCCGAGGAGATCGCCCGCAGCCGCGGCATCATCCTGGCCGACACCAAGGTGGAGTTCGGCACGGACCCGGTGACGGGCGCGATCACCTTGGGCGACGAGGTGCTCACGCCGGACTCTTCGCGCTTCTGGGACGCCGCAACCTATGAGCCGGGCAAGGCCCAGCCCTCCTTCGACAAGCAATTTGTCCGGGACTGGCTGACCTCCGATGCCTCGGGCTGGGACAAGGCCTCCGATACGCCGCCGCCGGCGCTGCCGGAGGACATCGTGGCCAAGACGCGGGCGCGCTACGTGGAGGCCTACGAGCGCCTCACCGGCCGGCAGTTCGACTGA
- a CDS encoding transglycosylase domain-containing protein → MAARKSPLFDTATTLGKIVAFLGISALCGVLAAGLLVPAAAVAGVGATSSIDYFDQLPDELQTNPLSQPSKIYSADNKLIATFYAENRVPVTLDKVSQHMQDAIVSIEDVRFYEHGGVDPQGIMRAAVTNMAGGSLQGASTLTMQYVNNVLIDAGASEGKSADELTISGTKSIGDKLREAKLAIALEKEYSKEEILQGYLNIVLFSGQTYGIEAAAQTFFGIPASKLNIQQSAMLAGMVQSPNYFNPVSNPEATKERRNSVLAAMLSAKKITQEEYDKAAASDLGVDLQPVSSGCVAASFADYFCSYVQHVIMQSDQFGKDATERAKLLARGGLTIKTTLDSRLQKEAQKQIEEEVPMGDESGAGSSMVSVEPGTGKILAMAQNTKYSPEQGAKNTELNFNVDADMGGTSYGFQPGSTMKPFTTIAWLESGRTLNETVDATRTSYPAGYNWNASCLPAGAWFDKWDFKNALPGYTRPMSVSYGLTKSVNSATVAQAAMLDLCDIRDAATRMGVHRAVDGKPFEVNSPSFVIGGQEVSPLTMSAAFATIASGGMYCTPISLNEVTDAQGKKYEVPQKSCERAISEDVAKAVTVPLENLVNDSPGYMNPIGVPAAAKTGTTDVSEQTWTVGYTKGISTASWVGNWTNYESLNDIPINGVSRDYVDGATIAGAQWTDYMSAVAPLYDTGSFGSPPSSLVNEPGRSSDNGGNGNNDD, encoded by the coding sequence ATGGCGGCTCGTAAATCCCCCCTTTTTGACACTGCTACAACGCTGGGCAAAATCGTGGCATTCCTTGGCATCAGTGCGCTCTGCGGCGTTCTGGCGGCCGGTCTGCTCGTTCCTGCAGCGGCTGTGGCAGGCGTCGGGGCAACCTCATCCATCGACTATTTCGACCAGCTGCCTGACGAGCTGCAGACCAACCCGTTGTCCCAGCCCTCCAAGATCTACTCGGCGGACAACAAGCTGATCGCCACGTTCTATGCGGAGAACCGTGTGCCTGTGACCTTGGACAAGGTCTCCCAGCACATGCAGGACGCCATCGTCTCCATCGAAGACGTGCGGTTCTACGAGCACGGCGGCGTGGATCCCCAGGGCATCATGCGCGCCGCGGTGACCAACATGGCCGGCGGCAGCCTCCAGGGCGCGTCCACGCTGACCATGCAGTATGTCAACAACGTCCTGATCGACGCCGGAGCTTCCGAGGGCAAGAGCGCCGACGAACTGACCATCAGCGGCACCAAGTCCATCGGGGACAAGCTGCGCGAAGCCAAGCTGGCCATCGCGCTGGAGAAGGAGTACTCCAAAGAGGAGATCCTGCAGGGGTACCTGAACATCGTGCTCTTCAGCGGCCAGACCTACGGCATCGAGGCGGCGGCCCAGACGTTCTTCGGGATTCCGGCTTCCAAGCTGAACATCCAGCAGTCCGCCATGCTCGCCGGGATGGTCCAGTCGCCCAACTACTTCAACCCGGTGTCCAACCCCGAGGCCACGAAGGAGCGGCGCAACTCGGTGCTCGCCGCCATGCTGAGCGCCAAGAAAATCACCCAGGAAGAGTACGACAAGGCTGCCGCATCGGATCTGGGCGTAGACCTGCAGCCGGTCAGCTCCGGCTGCGTCGCGGCCAGCTTCGCCGACTACTTCTGCAGCTACGTCCAGCACGTCATCATGCAGTCCGACCAGTTCGGCAAGGACGCCACCGAGCGCGCCAAGCTCCTGGCCCGCGGCGGCCTGACCATCAAGACCACCCTCGACTCCCGGCTGCAGAAGGAAGCCCAGAAGCAGATCGAGGAAGAGGTGCCGATGGGCGACGAGTCGGGCGCCGGTTCGTCGATGGTGTCGGTGGAACCGGGCACCGGCAAGATCCTCGCCATGGCCCAGAACACGAAGTACAGCCCGGAGCAGGGCGCCAAGAACACCGAGCTCAACTTCAACGTCGACGCGGACATGGGCGGTACTTCCTACGGGTTCCAGCCGGGTTCGACCATGAAGCCGTTCACGACGATCGCGTGGCTGGAATCCGGCCGCACCCTGAACGAGACTGTCGACGCCACCCGTACCTCCTACCCGGCGGGCTACAACTGGAACGCCAGCTGCCTGCCTGCGGGCGCCTGGTTCGACAAGTGGGACTTCAAGAACGCGCTCCCCGGCTACACCCGGCCGATGTCGGTCAGCTACGGCCTGACCAAGTCGGTCAACTCCGCGACCGTAGCCCAGGCGGCCATGCTGGACCTGTGCGACATCCGCGACGCCGCCACCCGGATGGGCGTGCACCGGGCCGTGGACGGCAAGCCGTTCGAGGTCAACAGCCCGTCCTTCGTGATCGGCGGCCAGGAGGTGTCGCCGCTGACCATGTCGGCGGCCTTCGCCACGATCGCCAGCGGCGGCATGTACTGCACCCCCATCTCCCTGAACGAAGTCACGGACGCCCAAGGCAAGAAGTACGAGGTGCCGCAAAAGTCCTGTGAACGAGCCATCTCCGAGGACGTCGCCAAGGCGGTGACGGTCCCGCTGGAGAACCTGGTCAACGACAGTCCCGGCTACATGAACCCCATCGGCGTCCCCGCGGCGGCGAAGACGGGTACCACCGACGTGTCGGAGCAGACCTGGACCGTCGGCTACACCAAGGGCATCTCCACCGCCTCGTGGGTGGGCAACTGGACCAACTACGAGTCGCTGAACGACATCCCGATCAACGGCGTCTCCCGTGACTATGTGGACGGCGCCACCATCGCCGGCGCGCAGTGGACCGACTACATGTCCGCGGTCGCTCCGCTCTACGACACCGGCAGCTTCGGGAGCCCGCCAAGCAGTTTGGTCAACGAGCCGGGCCGGTCTTCGGACAACGGCGGCAACGGAAATAACGACGACTGA
- a CDS encoding NUDIX hydrolase has translation MPSSASPLRQTTRRFQLPPEQHAAARSWLEHGERSPLKARLASSVVLVRDGVDGAETYVGYRSGKSPLGTIAFPGGSLDEADYGPVGWFGPTPGKWAENMGIEDHQQARAHVVAAIRELFEETGILLAGQDEVSLVEGGNSEDWMRARQLVAEQESSFPALLDRWGLGLRTDLLRPLSRWISPDFAHRRFDTRYFAATQPVNQQPVRLDGKGVWGSWVSAARVIAERDTSNLGDTADQEDTRGRTLSEVTSPAVETMLEKISTARGCVAYLSHKRQPQTYHPQLVVVDGIPMLEVPTAVGTEGGSVQRGR, from the coding sequence TTGCCGAGTTCAGCTAGCCCGCTCCGCCAGACAACGCGGCGGTTCCAGCTGCCGCCGGAGCAGCATGCCGCGGCCCGGAGCTGGTTGGAGCACGGCGAGCGGTCGCCGCTCAAGGCCCGCCTCGCCAGCAGCGTCGTCCTGGTGCGGGACGGGGTCGACGGGGCCGAGACCTACGTTGGCTACCGCTCCGGCAAATCGCCCCTGGGCACGATTGCCTTCCCCGGGGGCAGCCTGGACGAGGCGGACTACGGGCCCGTCGGCTGGTTCGGTCCGACGCCCGGCAAATGGGCCGAGAACATGGGCATCGAGGACCACCAGCAGGCCCGGGCCCACGTCGTCGCGGCCATCCGGGAGCTGTTCGAGGAGACCGGAATCCTGCTTGCGGGCCAGGACGAGGTCTCCCTGGTCGAGGGCGGCAACAGCGAGGACTGGATGCGCGCCCGCCAGCTGGTGGCCGAACAGGAAAGCAGTTTTCCCGCGCTGCTGGACCGCTGGGGACTGGGCCTGCGCACCGATCTGCTGCGCCCGCTGTCCCGGTGGATCAGCCCGGACTTCGCCCACCGGCGCTTCGACACCCGCTACTTCGCCGCCACCCAGCCGGTGAACCAGCAGCCGGTCCGGCTGGACGGCAAGGGCGTGTGGGGCTCGTGGGTCAGCGCCGCGAGGGTGATCGCGGAGAGGGACACCAGCAACCTGGGGGACACCGCGGACCAGGAGGATACGCGCGGCCGCACCCTCAGCGAGGTGACATCGCCCGCCGTCGAAACCATGCTGGAGAAAATCTCTACCGCCCGCGGCTGCGTCGCGTACCTTTCCCATAAGCGGCAGCCGCAGACCTACCATCCGCAGCTGGTCGTCGTGGACGGAATCCCCATGCTGGAGGTTCCGACGGCGGTGGGAACCGAAGGCGGTTCGGTCCAGCGCGGGCGGTAG
- a CDS encoding Crp/Fnr family transcriptional regulator: protein MDIEILRRAPLFASLDDDVFAALTDELTEVDLSRGASVFREGDQGDQLYFIVSGKIKLGRTASDGRENLVAILGPGELFGEMALFDPSPRSTSATAVSETRLAGLKNENLRGLLETRPEVSAQLLQALARRLRRTNDSLADLVFSDVPGRVAKALLDLADRFGRPATDGILVAHELTQEELAQLVGASRETVNKALAEFVQRGWVRLEARAVVILDIQRLRQRSR from the coding sequence ATGGACATCGAGATACTTCGCCGCGCACCTCTTTTCGCTTCCCTCGACGACGACGTTTTTGCCGCGCTGACGGATGAGCTGACAGAGGTTGACCTCTCGCGTGGTGCCTCGGTGTTCCGTGAAGGTGACCAGGGCGACCAGTTGTACTTCATCGTTTCCGGCAAGATCAAGCTCGGCCGCACCGCCTCGGACGGCCGCGAGAACCTGGTGGCCATCCTCGGCCCGGGCGAGCTCTTCGGCGAGATGGCCCTGTTCGATCCCAGCCCCCGTTCCACCTCAGCCACGGCCGTTTCCGAGACGCGCCTGGCCGGCCTGAAGAACGAGAACCTGCGCGGCCTGCTGGAGACCCGTCCCGAGGTTTCCGCCCAGCTGCTGCAGGCCCTGGCCCGCCGGCTCCGCCGCACCAACGACTCGCTGGCCGACCTGGTCTTCTCCGACGTTCCCGGCCGCGTGGCCAAGGCACTGCTCGACCTGGCGGACCGCTTCGGCCGCCCGGCGACCGACGGCATCCTGGTCGCCCACGAGCTGACCCAGGAAGAACTGGCCCAGCTCGTCGGCGCCTCCCGCGAAACGGTGAACAAGGCCCTGGCCGAGTTCGTCCAGCGCGGCTGGGTCCGGCTCGAGGCCCGCGCGGTCGTGATCCTGGACATCCAGCGGCTGCGTCAGCGTTCCCGCTAA
- a CDS encoding RidA family protein, with protein sequence MAQQQDARVSAVEERLAELGLTLPEVVAPVAAYVPAVVSGDYVYTSGQLPMVSGELPAKGKVGNGADAVSADTAKDLAATCALNALAAVKNVIGDLDRITRIVKVVGFVASEPDFTGQPAVINGASELLGKVFGEGGSHARSAVGVAVLPLDSPVEVELIAEFS encoded by the coding sequence ATGGCGCAGCAGCAGGATGCCCGCGTATCAGCCGTCGAGGAGCGCCTCGCCGAGCTCGGCCTGACCCTCCCGGAAGTGGTGGCCCCCGTGGCCGCCTACGTGCCCGCCGTGGTCTCGGGCGACTACGTCTACACCTCCGGCCAGTTGCCCATGGTCAGCGGAGAGCTGCCGGCGAAGGGCAAGGTGGGCAACGGTGCCGACGCCGTCTCCGCCGATACCGCCAAGGACCTGGCCGCGACCTGCGCCCTGAACGCCCTGGCGGCGGTCAAGAATGTCATCGGCGACCTGGACCGCATCACGCGGATCGTCAAGGTTGTGGGCTTCGTCGCCTCCGAGCCGGACTTCACCGGCCAGCCCGCCGTTATCAACGGCGCGTCCGAACTTCTGGGCAAGGTCTTCGGCGAGGGGGGCTCCCATGCCCGTTCGGCGGTCGGCGTGGCCGTCCTGCCCCTCGACTCTCCGGTTGAGGTGGAACTGATTGCCGAGTTCAGCTAG